From Arthrobacter sp. FW306-2-2C-D06B, a single genomic window includes:
- the mshA gene encoding D-inositol-3-phosphate glycosyltransferase, producing MSLIRRVAFLSLHTSPMEQPGSGDAGGMNVYVRALAMALADLGVEVEIFTRSTSAGQPAVEHPGPGVCVHNVLAGPPRKLPKEELPDLLHAMVAEVERIRQRQPHGRYDAIHSHYWVSGVAGLELSALWNVPLIHTMHTMAKVKNLVLESGERPEPRLREDGEQKIVDGATRLVANTPAEAQELVSHYDADFDHIDIAPPGVDLTVFTPAFRARSRAELGVRPGSFHLLFAGRIQRLKGPQVFIEAVGILRKRRPDIDLELTILGALSGAKDFNLQSFITAAGLDDVVTHRAPVKAPKLAGWFRSADVVVMPSFSESFGLVALEAQACGTPVVATNVGGLSRAVADGRTGILVDGHDPSRWADVIEALYDDPRTREDMGRAAAVHAEAFGWHRTAAIALESYRAAIGAVLVRPS from the coding sequence GTGTCGTTGATCCGTCGCGTGGCCTTCCTGTCACTCCATACTTCGCCCATGGAGCAGCCGGGTTCGGGCGATGCGGGCGGCATGAATGTCTACGTCCGGGCGCTGGCCATGGCGTTGGCTGATCTTGGCGTGGAGGTAGAGATCTTCACGCGTTCGACGTCCGCCGGGCAGCCCGCCGTCGAACATCCAGGTCCCGGCGTCTGCGTCCACAACGTCCTGGCAGGCCCGCCCCGGAAACTGCCCAAGGAGGAACTGCCCGATCTTCTCCACGCCATGGTTGCCGAAGTCGAGAGGATCCGGCAGCGGCAACCGCACGGCCGTTACGACGCCATCCATTCGCACTACTGGGTGTCCGGTGTGGCCGGCCTCGAACTCTCCGCATTGTGGAACGTGCCGCTGATCCACACGATGCACACGATGGCGAAGGTCAAGAACCTGGTGCTCGAATCCGGCGAGCGCCCGGAGCCGCGCCTGCGTGAAGACGGCGAACAAAAGATCGTCGATGGAGCCACGCGCCTCGTGGCCAACACTCCTGCCGAAGCCCAGGAGCTCGTGTCGCACTACGACGCCGATTTCGACCACATCGACATCGCTCCCCCCGGCGTTGACCTCACCGTGTTCACTCCCGCCTTCCGGGCCCGGTCCCGCGCCGAGCTTGGAGTGCGGCCCGGCAGTTTCCACTTGCTCTTCGCTGGACGCATCCAGCGGCTCAAGGGACCGCAGGTTTTCATCGAAGCTGTTGGCATCCTCCGCAAGAGGCGGCCCGACATCGACCTCGAACTGACCATCCTGGGCGCCTTGAGCGGTGCCAAGGACTTCAATCTGCAGTCCTTTATCACTGCCGCGGGGCTGGACGACGTCGTAACTCACCGCGCGCCGGTCAAGGCGCCGAAGCTGGCGGGCTGGTTCCGTTCGGCCGACGTCGTGGTGATGCCTTCCTTCAGCGAATCGTTCGGGCTTGTTGCCCTGGAGGCGCAGGCCTGCGGGACTCCAGTGGTGGCCACCAACGTTGGTGGCCTGTCCCGTGCCGTTGCGGACGGGCGGACGGGTATTCTGGTCGACGGCCACGATCCTTCCCGCTGGGCCGACGTCATCGAAGCCCTGTACGACGATCCCCGGACCCGCGAAGACATGGGCCGCGCCGCGGCAGTCCACGCGGAGGCTTTCGGCTGGCACAGGACGGCCGCCATCGCGCTCGAGAGCTACCGCGCAGCCATCGGCGCTGTCCTCGTCCGACCGAGCTAG
- a CDS encoding carbohydrate kinase family protein translates to MDATPRARFDPLAAIRGDVLVDGADSGCDLLLTGTVFQDIIFTGLDRSPEPGTEVWSQGMGSCPGGVANQAIAAARLGLRTSLAAAFGDDGYGDFNWRILESQEHVDLSLSRRFEGWHSPVTVSLCVDQDRSMVTHGHPSPMSASELIGEPPKALAAVADLGAEPEPWMLAARKAGVKLFGDSGWDPTGEWSSKRLDQLSNFHAFMPNQREAMAFTGKDNPWSALYTLADRVPVAVVTLGAQGAMAVDSETGEEEWVPSLPVTAYDPTGAGDCFGAAFVVGCLAGWPLGDRLRFANLCASLAVQEVGGSLAAPGWGDIADWWQRANARRERQSSQWLKRFAFLEDIVADVPPGAQRRATATIAHNSDA, encoded by the coding sequence ATGGACGCAACGCCCAGGGCACGATTCGACCCCCTTGCCGCTATCCGAGGGGATGTGCTGGTGGACGGGGCCGATTCAGGCTGCGATCTCCTGCTGACCGGCACCGTGTTCCAGGACATCATCTTTACCGGACTGGACCGAAGCCCGGAACCGGGTACCGAAGTGTGGAGCCAAGGCATGGGGAGCTGCCCCGGCGGCGTGGCCAACCAAGCCATCGCGGCTGCCCGGCTTGGGTTGCGGACCAGCCTCGCCGCGGCGTTCGGCGATGACGGGTACGGGGACTTCAATTGGCGGATCCTGGAAAGTCAGGAGCACGTGGATCTTTCTCTGTCCAGGCGGTTCGAGGGCTGGCATTCCCCCGTGACCGTCTCCTTGTGTGTCGACCAGGATCGTTCCATGGTCACTCACGGACACCCGTCGCCGATGAGCGCCTCGGAACTGATTGGCGAGCCGCCCAAGGCGCTCGCCGCCGTCGCGGATCTTGGCGCGGAACCTGAGCCCTGGATGCTGGCGGCGAGGAAAGCCGGCGTCAAACTCTTCGGCGACTCCGGATGGGATCCGACGGGAGAGTGGTCGTCGAAACGGCTGGACCAGCTCAGCAATTTCCACGCCTTCATGCCGAACCAACGCGAAGCGATGGCCTTCACCGGCAAGGACAACCCCTGGTCCGCGCTCTACACCCTCGCCGACCGGGTTCCGGTGGCTGTAGTGACGCTGGGAGCGCAGGGAGCCATGGCCGTGGATTCCGAAACCGGCGAGGAGGAGTGGGTGCCGTCGCTTCCCGTGACGGCGTACGACCCCACCGGAGCGGGTGACTGCTTCGGTGCGGCGTTTGTTGTGGGCTGCTTGGCCGGATGGCCCTTGGGGGACCGGCTCCGCTTTGCCAATCTTTGCGCCTCGCTGGCGGTGCAGGAAGTGGGCGGCTCGCTTGCTGCGCCCGGTTGGGGTGACATCGCCGACTGGTGGCAGCGAGCGAACGCCCGGAGGGAGCGGCAGTCCAGCCAGTGGCTCAAACGGTTCGCTTTCCTCGAAGACATCGTGGCGGACGTCCCGCCCGGGGCCCAACGTCGTGCAACAGCCACGATCGCCCACAACTCCGACGCCTGA
- a CDS encoding GNAT family N-acetyltransferase, which produces MSHSNSETGTAAAVTYEIRPARASDWPGIWAVLEPVIRAGETFTWDRDTTEEAARSKWIKEAPGLTFVAVRDGDVLGTGELHANQGGGGSHVANAGYMVHADHGGQGIARALCAYSLVAARDAGFKAMQFNAVVESNVRAVGLWQSMGFRILATIPEAFQHPTLGYVGLHVMYQEL; this is translated from the coding sequence GTGAGCCACTCAAACAGCGAAACAGGAACGGCGGCGGCCGTTACATACGAGATCCGGCCCGCCCGGGCAAGCGACTGGCCCGGGATCTGGGCCGTCCTGGAACCCGTGATCCGGGCAGGGGAGACCTTCACCTGGGACCGCGACACTACCGAAGAAGCTGCCCGAAGCAAATGGATCAAGGAAGCGCCCGGCCTGACCTTTGTGGCAGTGCGCGACGGCGACGTGCTGGGTACCGGTGAACTGCACGCCAACCAGGGTGGCGGCGGAAGCCACGTGGCCAACGCCGGCTACATGGTCCATGCCGATCACGGCGGGCAAGGAATCGCCCGGGCACTTTGCGCCTATTCCTTGGTTGCCGCCCGGGACGCTGGGTTCAAGGCGATGCAGTTCAACGCCGTGGTCGAAAGCAACGTCCGCGCAGTGGGACTGTGGCAGTCCATGGGCTTCCGCATCCTGGCGACTATCCCCGAGGCCTTTCAGCATCCGACCCTTGGCTACGTGGGGCTGCACGTCATGTACCAGGAGCTCTGA
- the alr gene encoding alanine racemase — MTYEAAASFEPSTKSGSATVLERSAVIDLDAIRHNVRQFVAIASPASVMAVVKADAYGHGAVQVARAALEAGARWLGVAHISEALALRAAGIDAPMLAWLHTSQSNFQAAVAAGVDVGISGWELDAVVAAAREQERPARIHLKVDTGLGRNGSTIAQWDKVVGQAMEYQDEGLLRVVGIFSHLAVADEPHRPETDEQLAAFREAIAVAEDAGVDTEVRHLANTPATLSRPDAHFDLVRVGLGLYGLSPFEGQNSAELGLRPAMTVRTLVSNCKRVPEGQGVSYGLNYRTSSESALGLIPLGYADGVPRVATGGPVRVNGVNYPVVGRIAMDQMVIDLGNAVTDEAGWLGAEAVMFGDGTDGGPTADDWAVAAGTNNYEIVTRISPRVPRIYINETPGADAR, encoded by the coding sequence GTGACTTACGAAGCAGCTGCCAGTTTCGAACCCTCGACGAAATCGGGTTCGGCAACGGTCCTCGAACGATCAGCCGTCATCGACTTGGACGCCATCCGGCACAACGTACGCCAGTTCGTGGCCATCGCCTCGCCCGCAAGCGTCATGGCCGTGGTCAAGGCCGACGCCTATGGTCACGGCGCGGTGCAGGTGGCGCGGGCAGCACTTGAAGCCGGCGCCAGATGGCTCGGTGTTGCCCATATTTCGGAGGCTTTGGCGCTACGCGCCGCCGGAATTGATGCCCCGATGCTGGCCTGGTTGCACACGAGCCAAAGCAACTTCCAGGCGGCTGTTGCCGCCGGTGTCGACGTCGGAATTTCCGGCTGGGAGCTGGACGCGGTGGTCGCTGCGGCACGCGAACAGGAACGACCGGCCCGCATCCACCTCAAAGTGGACACCGGCCTGGGCCGTAATGGCTCCACTATCGCCCAATGGGACAAAGTGGTGGGCCAGGCCATGGAGTACCAGGACGAGGGCCTCCTGCGCGTAGTGGGCATCTTCTCGCACTTGGCGGTGGCCGATGAACCGCACCGTCCCGAGACCGATGAGCAGTTGGCTGCTTTCCGGGAAGCGATTGCCGTGGCCGAGGACGCCGGAGTGGACACCGAAGTCCGGCATCTGGCCAACACTCCCGCCACACTTTCGCGCCCGGACGCCCATTTCGACCTGGTCCGCGTCGGTCTCGGACTCTACGGGCTGTCCCCATTCGAAGGACAAAACTCCGCGGAACTTGGTCTCCGCCCGGCCATGACAGTGCGCACCCTCGTTTCCAATTGCAAGCGGGTGCCCGAGGGTCAAGGGGTGTCATACGGACTCAACTACCGGACGTCCAGCGAGAGTGCCTTGGGCTTGATCCCGCTCGGTTACGCCGACGGCGTGCCGCGCGTCGCCACGGGCGGACCGGTGCGGGTCAACGGAGTCAACTATCCCGTTGTGGGTCGGATCGCCATGGACCAGATGGTCATCGACCTTGGGAACGCGGTGACGGACGAAGCCGGCTGGCTGGGCGCCGAAGCCGTCATGTTTGGTGACGGCACCGACGGCGGCCCGACGGCGGACGACTGGGCAGTGGCCGCGGGAACCAACAACTATGAGATTGTCACCCGCATCAGCCCACGCGTGCCCCGTATTTACATCAATGAGACTCCGGGGGCGGATGCCCGGTGA